A window from Streptomyces sp. NBC_00299 encodes these proteins:
- a CDS encoding ATP-binding protein has translation MARGVVVRRLLAVDGEGTLSRLHVRIAAELAGVSERTVWRWLADGRRGHVEARPRQDGFSLSDALWEVLAQAGGNVAELRRRMLRAQEEGALEGWGARCVPSLPTLHRVIKRDLGAGRVLEVARSAGARVGLEPSRYERALADLGLVDGAGGPLVVDGPSADVPVPEDAADAGVRGGGVRLYVPGARLVSTRQVAAVAEAVGHTVAARGMCCVYGDTGLGKTVAVEQALHLLPGRVPVWRVVAGVAPGLPQLRASLCEGLGLPSGALPHRAGPASQALTRALAEPGVLFLDDAQRLTPPLLDYLRQLWDAPGCAAALVLCGAGSERALARASALRSRVLTWHKVGRLEPSQVPQTLTLFHPVWAQASPEDLARADEQMARGNFRTWAKITSHVYAARERGPARRVDRELIEQACARLGPYP, from the coding sequence TTGGCGCGGGGTGTGGTGGTGCGGCGGCTTCTTGCGGTGGATGGGGAGGGGACGCTGTCGCGGTTGCATGTGCGGATTGCGGCGGAGCTGGCGGGGGTGTCGGAGCGGACGGTGTGGCGGTGGCTGGCCGATGGGCGTCGGGGGCATGTCGAGGCGCGGCCGCGGCAGGATGGGTTTTCGCTGAGTGACGCTTTGTGGGAGGTCCTCGCTCAGGCGGGCGGGAATGTCGCGGAGTTGCGGCGCAGGATGCTCCGGGCCCAGGAAGAGGGGGCGTTGGAGGGGTGGGGTGCGCGGTGTGTGCCCTCGCTGCCGACGCTGCACCGGGTGATCAAGCGGGATCTGGGGGCGGGCCGGGTTCTTGAAGTTGCTCGTTCGGCAGGGGCTCGGGTGGGGCTGGAGCCGAGCCGGTATGAGCGGGCGCTGGCGGATTTGGGGCTCGTGGACGGGGCGGGTGGTCCGCTTGTTGTCGATGGGCCGTCCGCCGATGTGCCGGTGCCGGAGGATGCTGCGGATGCGGGGGTGCGGGGCGGCGGTGTGCGGTTGTATGTGCCGGGGGCCCGGCTGGTGTCGACGCGGCAGGTGGCCGCTGTGGCGGAGGCTGTGGGGCATACGGTCGCGGCCCGCGGGATGTGCTGTGTGTACGGGGATACGGGCCTGGGGAAGACGGTCGCTGTCGAGCAGGCGTTGCATCTTCTGCCCGGCCGGGTGCCGGTGTGGCGGGTGGTGGCCGGCGTGGCGCCCGGTCTGCCGCAGTTGCGGGCCTCGCTGTGTGAAGGGCTCGGGCTGCCGTCGGGGGCGCTGCCGCACCGGGCCGGGCCGGCCAGCCAGGCTCTGACGCGGGCACTGGCTGAGCCGGGTGTGCTGTTTCTCGATGACGCCCAGCGGCTGACGCCGCCATTGCTGGATTATCTGCGGCAGTTGTGGGACGCGCCGGGCTGTGCGGCGGCGCTGGTGCTGTGTGGGGCTGGAAGCGAGCGTGCCCTGGCGCGTGCTTCGGCGCTGCGCTCGCGCGTGCTGACCTGGCACAAGGTCGGCCGGCTTGAGCCGTCTCAAGTACCGCAGACGCTGACCCTGTTCCATCCCGTGTGGGCGCAGGCGAGCCCGGAGGACCTTGCGCGGGCGGATGAGCAGATGGCGCGCGGCAATTTCCGCACGTGGGCGAAGATCACGTCGCATGTCTACGCAGCCCGCGAGCGTGGCCCCGCAAGGCGTGTGGACCGGGAGTTGATCGAGCAGGCCTGCGCGCGTCTTGGCCCCTACCCGTGA
- a CDS encoding replication-relaxation family protein — translation MVNVDGGSGDRLALAVLAQHRMATTEQMRVMIAPDVRIEQTRRRLVKLRKEGLVDCVTLPQAGRTRVWFVTQYGAEVASEWPELRDWRPPRLGSDRTAARLRVAHALTVTQTATAFLQDARRHGDVCQPLDWIPEVHHSLGSGEAVIPDALLYYRRGRTGSDGWSMLRAFVEVDRATMGPERLASKIIAYERLYRHVPVAVGRPRAAVHQLPTEEWRRRYPVFPRLLFVLDGTGPVGVDNRVSALKAGTGLARGDFLRDVPILTASLTDLLQNGPSAPVWRPVTDPSQRVSWTD, via the coding sequence ATGGTGAATGTGGACGGGGGCAGTGGGGACCGGCTCGCGTTGGCGGTGCTGGCGCAGCATCGGATGGCTACGACGGAGCAGATGCGTGTGATGATCGCGCCGGATGTGCGGATCGAGCAGACCAGGCGGCGGTTGGTGAAGCTGCGCAAGGAGGGTCTGGTCGATTGTGTGACGCTGCCGCAGGCCGGTCGTACCCGGGTGTGGTTTGTTACCCAGTACGGTGCGGAAGTCGCCTCTGAGTGGCCGGAGTTGCGGGACTGGCGGCCGCCCAGACTGGGATCGGACCGGACCGCCGCGCGGCTGCGCGTGGCGCACGCATTGACGGTGACACAGACTGCGACGGCGTTCCTACAGGACGCCCGCCGGCATGGGGATGTGTGCCAGCCGCTGGACTGGATTCCCGAGGTCCACCATTCGCTCGGCAGCGGGGAAGCGGTCATACCTGATGCGCTGCTGTACTACCGGCGCGGACGGACGGGCAGCGACGGGTGGTCGATGCTGCGGGCGTTCGTGGAAGTCGACCGGGCCACCATGGGCCCCGAACGCCTCGCCTCAAAAATCATCGCCTACGAGCGGCTGTACCGGCACGTACCCGTTGCTGTCGGACGGCCTAGGGCGGCGGTGCACCAGCTGCCGACGGAGGAGTGGCGGCGCCGGTACCCGGTGTTCCCGCGGCTGCTGTTCGTCCTGGACGGCACCGGCCCCGTCGGCGTCGACAACCGAGTCAGCGCCCTAAAGGCCGGCACTGGGCTGGCGCGAGGCGACTTTCTGCGCGACGTGCCCATCCTGACCGCCTCACTTACCGACCTGCTCCAGAACGGGCCCTCAGCGCCCGTCTGGCGGCCCGTCACAGACCCAAGCCAGCGGGTTAGCTGGACAGACTGA
- a CDS encoding ATP/GTP-binding protein: MLRRTAAAALSLAGTLLIAPTANAQDGTGVGTPDCKGAPQWVQVCAQDGHQSTGNQATRGGKPASTGASSGSSPSPKCTYTKLDPQPPDSNLAVQEGKKQGGKGAVYRVLCPETGRIGVVWIPDAEQAPAQPAIDPQVLAQRAVDSMKLTGPKVASPRPAGTYVVGMPMWMWVDQTPTTYGPATATANAGAVTVTATAKVSSISWEMGDGQGPVVCQGPGTRYQPALGKAESPDCGHLYTRASADQAGHRYRVTATSTWTITWQAQGAVTEEGQWTETRTSDQTIAVREAQALLTS; this comes from the coding sequence ATGCTGAGACGCACCGCCGCGGCCGCCCTGTCCCTGGCCGGCACCCTCCTGATTGCCCCAACCGCCAACGCACAGGACGGAACCGGTGTCGGCACGCCTGACTGCAAAGGCGCCCCCCAATGGGTGCAGGTCTGCGCGCAGGACGGCCACCAATCCACCGGCAATCAGGCAACCCGTGGCGGCAAGCCCGCGTCTACCGGCGCCTCCTCGGGATCGTCGCCTAGCCCGAAGTGCACCTACACCAAGCTCGATCCGCAGCCCCCGGACAGCAACCTCGCCGTCCAGGAAGGCAAGAAGCAGGGCGGCAAGGGAGCCGTGTACCGGGTGCTGTGCCCGGAAACCGGCCGCATAGGCGTGGTGTGGATCCCTGACGCGGAGCAGGCGCCTGCCCAGCCCGCGATCGACCCCCAAGTCCTCGCCCAGCGGGCGGTGGACTCCATGAAGCTGACGGGTCCGAAGGTGGCCAGCCCTCGTCCCGCCGGCACCTACGTGGTGGGCATGCCGATGTGGATGTGGGTGGACCAGACCCCGACCACGTACGGGCCGGCCACGGCAACCGCTAACGCTGGCGCGGTGACCGTTACGGCCACCGCCAAGGTGTCCTCGATCAGCTGGGAAATGGGTGACGGCCAGGGCCCGGTGGTCTGCCAGGGCCCCGGCACCCGCTACCAGCCCGCCCTGGGCAAGGCCGAGTCCCCCGACTGCGGCCACCTCTACACCCGCGCCTCTGCCGACCAGGCGGGCCACCGCTACCGCGTGACAGCGACCTCCACCTGGACCATCACCTGGCAGGCCCAGGGCGCCGTCACCGAGGAAGGCCAGTGGACCGAGACCCGCACCAGCGACCAGACCATCGCCGTCCGCGAAGCCCAAGCCCTCCTCACATCCTGA
- a CDS encoding class I SAM-dependent methyltransferase: MTSSTPSYRPEELFASTAPYYAAFRPRYAPEFYSLLAARFGLDGTQRVLDLGAGPGIIALDLAPLVGEVIAVDPEKGMLDEGRRLAAEQGIANIDWREGNSTTLPAMGVGPVLLTVMGAAYHWMDRDRVARDLDRIIEPGGAIVLASCGAPGDLEPAPWRQVVDEVRTRYLGPERRAGSGTYSHPKERHQDVLTRSPFSQVDTARWDHTLTRTVDEVIGWVFSLSYSSPAQLGQKKEAFEQDLRAALLAFDSSGRFHEVIRTEAIIATRP; encoded by the coding sequence GTGACCTCCTCCACCCCCTCGTACAGGCCCGAAGAGCTGTTCGCGTCCACCGCGCCCTACTACGCCGCGTTCCGGCCCCGCTACGCGCCTGAGTTCTACTCCCTGCTCGCGGCCCGCTTCGGTCTCGACGGCACCCAGCGTGTCCTCGACCTCGGCGCCGGCCCCGGCATCATCGCCCTCGACCTCGCCCCGCTCGTCGGTGAGGTCATCGCAGTCGACCCCGAGAAGGGCATGCTCGACGAGGGCCGCCGCCTCGCCGCCGAGCAGGGCATCGCCAACATCGACTGGCGCGAGGGCAACTCCACCACCCTCCCCGCAATGGGCGTCGGGCCCGTGCTGCTCACCGTGATGGGCGCGGCGTACCACTGGATGGACCGCGACCGCGTCGCCCGGGACCTCGACCGGATCATCGAGCCGGGCGGAGCGATCGTCCTCGCCTCCTGTGGCGCCCCCGGTGACCTTGAGCCCGCTCCCTGGCGGCAGGTCGTCGACGAGGTCCGCACCCGCTACCTCGGCCCTGAGCGCCGCGCAGGCTCCGGCACCTACTCCCACCCCAAGGAGCGCCACCAGGACGTCCTCACCCGCTCCCCGTTCTCCCAGGTCGACACCGCGCGCTGGGACCACACCCTGACCCGCACCGTGGACGAGGTCATCGGCTGGGTCTTCAGCCTCTCCTACTCCAGCCCCGCCCAGCTCGGCCAAAAGAAGGAGGCCTTCGAGCAGGACCTGCGCGCAGCGCTCCTCGCCTTCGACTCGTCCGGGCGGTTCCACGAAGTGATCCGCACCGAAGCGATCATCGCCACCAGGCCCTGA
- a CDS encoding flavoprotein, with product MTSRTLYLFGSAAPPVFDVAKVVEDAQRRGFDVCLGLTPTAASWLDESLDGLAALTGNPVRWEYKQPGEPDVWPKADVILVAPATFNTVNAWALGITRDFVVGVVAEGIGKGIPMVAMPCVNAAYVQHRRFEWSVAELREMGVEVLFGEGGFVPNQPGSGKPNEYPWHLALDAAERAVSGPNSA from the coding sequence ATGACCTCACGGACTCTGTACCTGTTCGGCTCGGCCGCGCCCCCCGTCTTCGACGTGGCGAAGGTTGTCGAGGACGCTCAGCGTCGCGGCTTCGACGTGTGCCTCGGATTGACGCCGACCGCGGCGAGCTGGCTGGACGAGAGCCTCGACGGGCTGGCCGCGCTGACGGGGAACCCGGTGCGGTGGGAGTACAAGCAGCCTGGTGAGCCGGACGTGTGGCCGAAGGCGGACGTGATCCTGGTGGCGCCGGCCACCTTCAACACGGTCAACGCGTGGGCGCTCGGCATCACTCGAGACTTCGTCGTCGGGGTTGTCGCCGAGGGTATTGGCAAGGGCATCCCGATGGTGGCGATGCCGTGTGTGAATGCCGCTTACGTGCAGCACCGTCGTTTCGAGTGGAGCGTCGCCGAGCTGAGGGAGATGGGCGTCGAAGTCCTGTTCGGGGAGGGTGGGTTCGTGCCGAATCAGCCGGGCTCGGGGAAGCCGAATGAGTACCCGTGGCACCTGGCGCTCGATGCGGCGGAGCGGGCGGTGAGTGGGCCGAATTCGGCATGA
- a CDS encoding helix-turn-helix domain-containing protein, giving the protein MPNRDDYSTGARIREQRKLARLTQRELADRIPYSYGLLNSVECGLRPATSDFVAAVAHALKIDVTTLTGQPYVTELQRDRLAELLRPIREALDLYDLGVNPDLSTRPTPALIKEADRLCSEVRATHLRNAARALPGTIAELTHTAWAQPSTELWQALASTYRTAHDITVKLGYYDLSAVALDRMAWAAERASDPCLGAVRQYMRALVYFREGEYTIGQRLISSGHCIVGAADPTREALAVTGQLHLGASVIAARARQTSTVVDHISEARQIATRIGDASDVHWLSFGPTNVALHRMSAAVEMRHYDARGRQTSTTGAPWTLTYSAAAHCSAYHPSMLKSWTLPPAPRTGRCRWNRPQCCAGLSSSAV; this is encoded by the coding sequence ATGCCCAACCGGGACGACTACAGCACGGGCGCCCGCATCCGCGAACAGCGGAAACTGGCCAGGCTCACGCAGCGCGAACTCGCCGACCGCATCCCCTATTCGTATGGCCTGCTCAACTCGGTCGAGTGCGGCCTGCGCCCAGCAACCAGCGACTTCGTTGCCGCCGTCGCTCACGCCCTCAAGATCGACGTCACCACCCTCACGGGGCAGCCCTACGTGACCGAATTGCAGCGCGACCGGCTCGCCGAGCTCCTCCGGCCGATTCGTGAAGCCCTCGACCTGTACGACCTCGGAGTGAACCCAGACCTGAGCACCCGGCCGACGCCCGCGCTCATCAAGGAGGCGGACCGGCTGTGCTCCGAAGTTCGGGCCACACATCTGCGCAACGCCGCACGAGCACTGCCGGGAACAATCGCCGAACTCACCCACACCGCCTGGGCGCAGCCGTCCACGGAACTGTGGCAAGCTCTCGCGTCGACGTACCGCACCGCCCACGACATCACCGTCAAGCTCGGCTACTACGACCTATCTGCCGTCGCCCTGGACCGCATGGCGTGGGCCGCCGAACGCGCATCCGATCCATGCCTGGGCGCGGTCCGCCAGTACATGCGCGCGCTCGTCTACTTCCGGGAGGGCGAGTACACGATCGGGCAGCGCCTGATCTCCTCGGGCCACTGCATCGTCGGCGCCGCGGACCCCACCCGCGAGGCGCTCGCCGTCACCGGCCAACTGCACCTCGGAGCGTCCGTCATCGCGGCGCGGGCCCGGCAGACGAGCACCGTGGTCGACCACATCTCGGAGGCCCGGCAGATCGCGACGCGGATCGGCGACGCCTCCGACGTCCACTGGCTCAGCTTCGGCCCGACGAACGTCGCGCTGCACAGGATGTCTGCCGCGGTGGAGATGCGCCACTACGACGCACGAGGGAGGCAGACTTCGACGACTGGCGCGCCATGGACGTTGACGTACTCGGCAGCGGCACACTGCTCGGCGTACCACCCGTCGATGCTGAAGAGTTGGACGCTGCCACCCGCGCCTCGTACTGGTCGGTGCCGATGGAATCGGCCGCAGTGCTGTGCCGGCCTCTCCTCGTCGGCCGTCTGA
- the fxlM gene encoding methyltransferase, FxLD system, with translation MTSIDDSTVREPDALRADMVRALRDQNAITSEPVAAAFAVVPRHLFAPDAPLGLAYDLHSTVPVKKDEHGMDISVMSAAHLQAVMLEQAGIEPGMKVLEIGSGGCNAALIQELVGSDGVVTTVDIDHDIVDRARLCLDDAGYGQVKTVLADGEGGVPDGAPYDRIIVTAAAWDIPPSWISELTGNGRLVVPLTVRGTTRSIAFDRDGKDLISHSYRLARFVPMQGEGAAKEERKAMLRDGVAVQADDEQVPLNTQALNRALDTPRLEHWSGAAYDLPDELELYLTLNLSSTARLHASKDVVDSGLVEASALLGVPALVSQDSIAYRTRRENQDTGGFESGVVAHGPQAEALAAQYTDLLRRWAENHRRRGAAAIRYLPGPAPSSPPQVTVQKRHGILAVSWH, from the coding sequence ATGACTTCTATTGACGACTCGACTGTTCGCGAGCCCGACGCACTACGTGCGGACATGGTCCGGGCCCTCCGTGACCAGAACGCGATCACGTCCGAGCCTGTCGCCGCCGCCTTCGCCGTGGTTCCCCGGCACTTGTTCGCACCGGACGCGCCCCTCGGCCTCGCCTACGACCTCCACAGCACCGTTCCGGTCAAGAAGGACGAACACGGCATGGACATCAGCGTCATGTCCGCCGCTCATCTCCAGGCCGTGATGCTGGAGCAGGCCGGCATCGAGCCCGGCATGAAGGTCCTGGAGATCGGTTCCGGCGGCTGCAACGCCGCGCTCATCCAGGAACTCGTAGGCAGCGATGGCGTGGTCACCACCGTCGACATCGACCATGACATCGTCGACCGCGCCCGCCTGTGCCTGGACGACGCCGGGTACGGCCAAGTGAAGACGGTCCTCGCCGACGGCGAGGGCGGGGTGCCGGACGGCGCCCCGTATGACCGGATCATCGTCACGGCGGCAGCGTGGGACATCCCTCCGTCGTGGATCAGCGAGCTCACCGGCAACGGCCGGCTCGTCGTCCCGCTGACCGTACGCGGCACCACCCGCTCGATCGCGTTCGACCGCGACGGCAAGGACCTGATCAGCCACTCCTACCGTCTGGCGCGCTTCGTACCCATGCAGGGTGAAGGAGCCGCCAAGGAAGAACGCAAAGCAATGCTGCGGGACGGCGTCGCCGTCCAGGCCGACGACGAGCAGGTACCCCTGAACACTCAGGCACTGAACCGTGCCCTGGACACTCCCAGGCTGGAGCACTGGTCGGGCGCGGCCTACGATCTGCCTGACGAGCTGGAGCTGTACCTCACGCTCAACCTGTCGAGCACCGCCCGGCTGCACGCGTCCAAGGACGTCGTCGACAGCGGGCTCGTCGAAGCATCAGCCCTGCTCGGTGTGCCAGCCCTGGTCAGCCAGGACAGCATCGCGTACCGCACCCGCCGCGAGAACCAGGACACCGGCGGCTTCGAAAGCGGCGTGGTCGCTCACGGCCCACAGGCCGAAGCTCTCGCGGCCCAGTACACAGACCTGCTCCGGCGCTGGGCCGAGAACCACCGCCGTCGGGGAGCAGCCGCGATCAGGTACCTGCCGGGTCCTGCCCCGTCATCTCCGCCCCAGGTCACCGTGCAGAAGCGGCACGGCATCCTCGCGGTGTCCTGGCACTAA
- a CDS encoding FxLD family lanthipeptide: MTFQLDHPIAPPVAGQVEPGPDPFELDITIVEGGPAADQLIRLTNDGCGSTCASACTSCP, from the coding sequence ATGACCTTTCAACTGGACCACCCGATCGCTCCGCCGGTCGCCGGACAGGTGGAGCCCGGACCGGACCCCTTCGAGCTCGACATCACGATCGTCGAAGGCGGCCCCGCCGCTGACCAGCTCATCCGTCTGACCAACGACGGCTGCGGCTCGACGTGCGCCTCCGCGTGCACGAGCTGCCCGTAA
- a CDS encoding lantibiotic dehydratase: MIRAAAWNYDHPVVWPELTGPSANPATWRAWLQQTWQIADFATAVEAASPDLAGRVGQICAGRPLSDSAVRRTVLAALRYLLRAHTRATPFGLFAGVAAARIGTATALRMGTEHQASARPDATWITALVDQFEEHSGLRPHLMLLASSLIVERDECVVIEHRPSGTRDGVPEHVQIRVTAPVREALDSARPPILWSDLVAKLSASFPTTPLATIEKLLAGLVRQRFLITSLRPAMTDPGPLATLLTHTRRLAPDETATLREAPKTALDLRMDWDVVVAEKVAQEAAAAARALTRLAPRAALTGWAEWHGRFLERYGPRAAVPVVDAIDALGYPSGYLGSISTPAPSPLPDRDRRLIKLAHAAGMQRRLEVELDDAAIEELATTDPGHPVQPSTEVTVRIDASSVPMLEQGEFTLHVVGVARSAGATTGRFLGLLDDEDRRRMTEVYAGLPGVHKGALVAQISSAPLSVRAENVARALQATELVISLGDYHGSDTSLIPVTDLAVTADAERLHLVSLSRRRPVHTLLLNAVDLGYHSHPLARFLTEAPVALAVPCTGFVWGSAASNLPFLPALRYGRTILSPARWLLASDDLPAAPTPWPQWDEALAQWRRDVQLPERVYLSEADQCMALDLMEPSHRALLRTHLDRDGMVTLRPAPAPQDLGWTSGHAHEVVIPLAREQNVVPVRAGGHVVSREHGHLPGCGNRIYLQLHGHRAWQNPLLTRHLPTLLKELGHPRWWFVRYLDPDDHLRLRLICAPGTLGSAIERIGEWTRQLRHSGLITHAGVETYHPETARFGGPSAIDAAEQYFAADSAAALAQLAAQAGRDAPDVRAVTAASMVDIAIGLLGDDAAAMQWLIDHTLTDRAAPPHAVYRQAVDLMNSDPPGLDERVTAAWSARREALAAYARTLTATATHPHEVLPDLLHLHHVRMSGPGLPEERTHLHLARAAALSWTARARRTA, encoded by the coding sequence GTGATACGGGCGGCTGCGTGGAACTACGACCATCCGGTGGTCTGGCCGGAGCTGACCGGCCCGTCGGCGAACCCGGCGACGTGGCGGGCGTGGCTGCAACAGACCTGGCAGATCGCCGACTTCGCGACCGCCGTCGAAGCCGCAAGCCCCGACCTTGCGGGTCGAGTGGGCCAGATCTGTGCCGGCCGGCCGCTGTCGGACTCTGCTGTACGCCGCACCGTGCTCGCGGCGCTCCGCTACCTGCTGCGGGCCCACACGCGCGCCACCCCGTTCGGTCTGTTCGCCGGGGTTGCAGCCGCACGAATAGGCACCGCCACCGCGCTACGCATGGGAACCGAGCACCAGGCATCTGCCCGACCCGACGCGACATGGATCACGGCCCTCGTCGACCAGTTCGAGGAGCACAGCGGACTGCGGCCCCACCTGATGCTGCTCGCCTCCAGCCTCATCGTCGAGCGCGACGAGTGCGTGGTGATCGAGCATCGTCCCAGCGGTACACGCGACGGCGTTCCGGAACACGTGCAGATACGGGTGACGGCACCGGTCCGCGAAGCCCTGGACAGCGCGCGGCCTCCGATCCTCTGGAGCGACCTCGTCGCCAAACTCTCCGCCAGTTTCCCGACCACGCCGCTCGCCACGATCGAAAAGCTCCTCGCGGGCTTGGTCAGGCAACGATTCCTGATCACCAGCCTCCGCCCGGCAATGACGGACCCCGGCCCGCTAGCCACCCTCCTCACCCACACACGGCGTCTCGCGCCCGACGAGACAGCAACGTTGCGCGAGGCTCCAAAGACCGCGCTCGACCTGCGGATGGACTGGGACGTGGTCGTCGCGGAAAAGGTGGCCCAGGAGGCGGCAGCGGCAGCCAGAGCGCTCACCCGTCTCGCGCCCCGCGCGGCGTTGACTGGATGGGCCGAGTGGCACGGCCGGTTCCTTGAGCGGTACGGGCCAAGGGCGGCCGTCCCCGTCGTGGACGCCATTGACGCGCTCGGGTACCCCTCCGGGTATCTCGGTTCCATCTCCACGCCGGCACCTTCCCCCCTGCCTGACCGTGACAGACGACTTATCAAGCTCGCCCACGCCGCCGGGATGCAGCGCCGCCTTGAAGTCGAACTCGACGATGCCGCGATCGAGGAGCTGGCCACCACAGATCCCGGCCACCCCGTCCAACCGAGCACAGAGGTGACTGTCCGCATCGACGCGTCGAGCGTTCCGATGCTGGAGCAGGGCGAGTTCACGCTTCACGTCGTCGGGGTGGCACGCTCGGCTGGCGCGACCACTGGCCGCTTCCTGGGCCTGCTGGACGACGAGGACCGCCGCCGCATGACCGAGGTGTACGCCGGACTGCCCGGAGTGCACAAAGGTGCGCTCGTCGCGCAGATCAGCTCCGCCCCGCTGTCCGTGCGTGCTGAGAACGTCGCGCGTGCCCTGCAGGCGACCGAGTTGGTGATCTCACTCGGTGACTACCACGGCTCGGACACCAGCCTCATCCCCGTAACGGACCTTGCGGTGACCGCCGACGCCGAACGGCTTCACCTGGTCTCGCTCTCCCGCCGGCGCCCGGTGCACACGCTGCTGCTGAACGCCGTAGACCTGGGCTACCACTCGCATCCGCTGGCCCGGTTCCTGACCGAGGCACCCGTCGCACTGGCCGTCCCGTGCACCGGGTTCGTGTGGGGCAGCGCCGCCTCCAACCTGCCGTTCCTGCCCGCGCTGCGCTACGGACGCACGATCCTGTCCCCGGCCCGCTGGCTCCTCGCCAGTGACGACCTCCCCGCCGCGCCGACACCCTGGCCGCAGTGGGACGAAGCCCTTGCCCAATGGCGCCGCGACGTGCAGCTTCCTGAGCGGGTGTACCTGAGTGAGGCCGACCAGTGCATGGCCCTCGACCTGATGGAGCCCTCACACCGGGCCCTCCTGCGCACCCACCTGGACCGCGACGGCATGGTAACGCTGCGCCCCGCGCCGGCCCCCCAGGATCTGGGCTGGACCAGCGGTCACGCCCACGAGGTCGTCATCCCCCTGGCCAGAGAGCAAAACGTGGTCCCCGTCCGGGCAGGGGGCCACGTCGTCAGCCGAGAGCACGGCCATCTGCCCGGCTGCGGCAACCGCATCTACCTCCAGCTCCACGGACACCGCGCCTGGCAGAACCCTCTCCTGACCCGGCACCTTCCGACCCTGCTCAAGGAACTGGGCCACCCCCGCTGGTGGTTCGTCCGCTACCTGGACCCCGACGACCACCTTCGCCTCCGTCTGATCTGCGCGCCCGGCACCCTCGGCTCGGCCATCGAGCGCATCGGGGAGTGGACCCGGCAGCTTCGGCACAGCGGCCTGATCACCCACGCAGGCGTGGAGACCTACCACCCGGAGACCGCGCGGTTCGGCGGCCCCTCAGCGATCGATGCGGCCGAGCAGTATTTCGCCGCCGACTCCGCCGCCGCTCTGGCCCAACTCGCCGCCCAAGCCGGAAGGGACGCCCCGGACGTCCGCGCGGTGACCGCCGCGAGCATGGTGGACATCGCGATCGGCCTGCTCGGCGACGACGCCGCGGCGATGCAGTGGCTCATAGACCACACGCTCACCGATCGGGCCGCTCCGCCCCACGCCGTCTACCGGCAAGCCGTCGACCTGATGAACTCCGACCCTCCGGGCCTGGACGAGCGTGTCACCGCGGCCTGGTCCGCGCGGCGCGAGGCACTGGCTGCCTACGCCCGCACGCTCACCGCCACGGCCACACACCCTCACGAGGTGTTGCCGGATTTGCTGCACCTCCACCACGTCCGGATGAGCGGGCCCGGACTGCCCGAGGAACGCACGCACCTGCACCTGGCCCGAGCTGCCGCCCTGAGCTGGACGGCACGAGCAAGGAGGACAGCGTGA